The DNA sequence TGGTCCGCCACCGCGCGGAACACCTTCGCCGAGGCGGGCAGCACCGAGCGCCGGTAGTCGGCCGGGGCGAGCGCGCCGGCCCAGGAGTCGAAGAGCTGGACCGCCGAGGCGCCGGCCGCGATCTGCACCTTCAGGAAGGCGGCCGTGATCTCGGCGAGGCGGTCGAGCAGGTCGGCCCAGAGCCCGGGGTCGCCGTACATCATCGCCTTGGCGTTCTCGTACGTGCGGGACGGGCCGCCCTCGACGAGGTAGCTGGCGAGGGTGAACGGGGCGCCCGCGAAGCCGATCAGCGGGGTGGGGCCGAGTTCCCGGGTGAGCATCCCGATGGCCTCGGTGACGTAGGGGACGTCCTCGGGGGTCAGGTCGCGCAGCCGGTCGAGGTCGGCGCGGGTGCGGACCGGCCGCTCGACGACCGGGCCGACGCCGGGCTTGATGTCGAGGTCGACGCCGATCGCCTTGAGCGGGACGACGATGTCGCTGAAGAAGATCGCCGCGTCCACGTGGTGACGGCGCACCGGCTGGAGCGTGATCTCGGTGACCAGGTCGGGGCGCATGCAGGAGTCGAGCATCCCGATGCCCTCGCGCACCTTGCGGT is a window from the Streptomyces capillispiralis genome containing:
- the hemE gene encoding uroporphyrinogen decarboxylase, with the translated sequence MSANASPTGHTPTATSHPVKDDAVRDSAFLKACRREPVPHTPVWFMRQAGRSLPEYRKVREGIGMLDSCMRPDLVTEITLQPVRRHHVDAAIFFSDIVVPLKAIGVDLDIKPGVGPVVERPVRTRADLDRLRDLTPEDVPYVTEAIGMLTRELGPTPLIGFAGAPFTLASYLVEGGPSRTYENAKAMMYGDPGLWADLLDRLAEITAAFLKVQIAAGASAVQLFDSWAGALAPADYRRSVLPASAKVFRAVADHGVPRIHFGVGTGELLGPMGEAGADVVGVDWRVPLDEAARRVGPGKALQGNLDPTVLFAGHEAVETKAREVLDSAAGLEGHVFNLGHGVMPSTDPDALTRLVEYVHTQTAR